The proteins below come from a single Marinobacter bohaiensis genomic window:
- a CDS encoding AGE family epimerase/isomerase, whose product MPPTPDFRSADFLIDHIRDTLAFYEDRCQDPDGGFFQYFRDDGQVYNRHHRHLVSSTRFVFNYAMAGHFFNNPAYLERARHGLAYLEQAHWDPVNQGYAWTLDHHRPEDSTRHCYGMAFVLLAYATAYACGIEDARAGIDKAYDLMEKRFWLPDDGLYADEASADWSTLSPYRGQNANMHTCEAMLAAYEATGEARFLDRAHTLARNICQRQAAQGDGLIWEHYDAQWRIDWDYNRDDPRHLFRPWGFQPGHQTEWSKLLLILHRHRPEAWMVERARELFDRALAVSWDEAHGGIVYGFAPDGSVCDGDKYFWVQAETFAAAALLAETTGDDAYWAWYERIWAYAWAHFIDHEYGAWYRILTRDNRAYSDEKSPAGKTDYHTMGACYEVIRTLRGAQRP is encoded by the coding sequence ATGCCCCCAACACCCGATTTCCGCTCTGCCGACTTTCTCATCGACCACATCCGCGACACCCTCGCCTTCTACGAAGACCGCTGCCAGGATCCTGACGGCGGCTTCTTCCAGTATTTCCGCGACGACGGCCAGGTCTACAACCGCCACCACCGCCACCTGGTCAGCTCGACGCGCTTCGTTTTCAACTACGCCATGGCCGGCCACTTCTTTAACAATCCGGCCTACCTGGAGCGGGCGCGGCACGGTCTGGCTTATCTGGAGCAGGCACACTGGGACCCGGTAAACCAGGGCTATGCGTGGACCCTCGACCACCATCGGCCGGAAGACAGCACCCGCCACTGCTACGGCATGGCCTTTGTGCTGCTGGCCTACGCCACCGCCTACGCGTGCGGCATAGAGGACGCCCGCGCCGGCATCGACAAAGCCTATGACCTGATGGAAAAGCGCTTCTGGTTGCCGGACGACGGCCTCTACGCCGACGAAGCCAGCGCCGACTGGTCCACCCTCTCACCCTATCGCGGCCAGAACGCCAACATGCACACCTGCGAAGCCATGCTGGCCGCCTATGAGGCCACCGGCGAGGCCCGTTTCCTGGACCGCGCCCATACCCTGGCCCGCAACATCTGCCAACGCCAGGCCGCCCAGGGGGACGGACTGATCTGGGAGCACTACGACGCCCAGTGGCGCATCGACTGGGACTACAACCGCGACGACCCGCGCCACCTGTTCCGCCCCTGGGGCTTTCAGCCGGGCCACCAGACCGAGTGGTCCAAGCTGCTGCTGATTCTGCATCGCCACCGTCCCGAGGCGTGGATGGTGGAACGTGCCCGCGAGCTGTTCGATCGCGCCCTGGCGGTGTCCTGGGACGAGGCTCACGGCGGCATCGTCTACGGCTTCGCGCCGGACGGTTCGGTGTGCGACGGCGACAAGTACTTCTGGGTCCAGGCGGAAACCTTCGCCGCGGCGGCGCTGCTGGCCGAAACCACCGGTGACGACGCCTACTGGGCCTGGTACGAGCGCATCTGGGCCTACGCCTGGGCACACTTCATCGACCATGAATACGGCGCCTGGTATCGGATCCTCACACGCGACAACCGCGCCTACTCGGACGAGAAGAGCCCCGCCGGCAAGACCGACTACCACACCATGGGCGCCTGCTACGAGGTGATCCGGACGCTGCGTGGAGCACAACGGCCTTGA
- a CDS encoding LysR family transcriptional regulator, which translates to MSANRVMSIMQDVVVFVTVVETGSFTSAAQKLGSTPSAVSRQVTRLEDALQLKLLERSTRSLRLNATGEKVFDHCKAVLDSAHDVLDIAEQAHGVPHGRLKIGVPKAFCAQVLRHCVPPFLREYPDVEVQLVVTDRTLDPHYDDVDAVVTITDSPIEGLVAARLGYVRSLLCATPEYLAEHGVPEHPADLERFECLALGETVNDNVWTFSQGDETVTVETRGRYIVNHTEIRMDAVLNGFGIGIFPEFTVNTQLRKGTVVTVLEDWNVEGRYQGSVNLQYPRSRHTAPKLRAFVDFASRYFAEHHLV; encoded by the coding sequence GTGAGTGCAAATCGAGTGATGTCGATCATGCAGGACGTGGTGGTGTTCGTGACGGTGGTGGAAACCGGGTCCTTCACTTCCGCCGCCCAGAAGCTGGGCTCCACGCCATCGGCGGTCAGCCGTCAGGTCACCCGGCTGGAGGATGCGCTGCAGCTCAAGCTGCTGGAGCGCTCCACCCGCAGCCTGCGCCTGAACGCCACCGGCGAAAAGGTGTTCGATCACTGCAAGGCGGTGCTGGATTCCGCCCACGACGTGCTGGACATCGCCGAGCAGGCCCACGGCGTGCCCCACGGCCGGCTCAAGATAGGCGTGCCCAAGGCCTTCTGCGCCCAGGTACTGCGCCATTGCGTGCCGCCGTTCCTGCGCGAATACCCGGACGTGGAGGTGCAACTGGTCGTGACCGACCGCACCCTGGACCCCCATTACGATGACGTGGACGCCGTGGTCACCATCACCGACTCCCCCATTGAGGGGTTGGTGGCGGCGCGGCTGGGCTACGTGCGTTCGTTGCTGTGCGCCACACCGGAGTACCTCGCCGAGCACGGCGTGCCGGAGCATCCCGCCGACCTGGAGCGCTTCGAATGCCTGGCCCTGGGGGAAACCGTCAACGACAACGTCTGGACGTTCAGCCAGGGCGACGAAACCGTGACCGTGGAAACCCGCGGCCGCTACATCGTCAACCACACGGAGATCCGCATGGACGCCGTGCTCAACGGCTTCGGCATCGGCATCTTCCCGGAGTTCACGGTCAACACCCAACTGCGCAAGGGCACAGTGGTGACGGTGCTGGAGGACTGGAACGTGGAAGGCCGCTACCAGGGCAGCGTCAACCTGCAATACCCCCGGTCCCGGCATACCGCCCCGAAACTGCGGGCGTTCGTCGATTTCGCCAGCCGCTACTTCGCCGAGCACCACCTGGTCTGA
- a CDS encoding argininosuccinate synthase-related protein — protein sequence MKNLRSVMDLDFVCERVDHVVTLFSGGLDSTYLLKLLRDRGVSVTAVAIDLGDEVDIAALHHVAKTFNAKLRIVDLKRTFARDALLPAIRAQARYLNTFPVSSSLSRPFIARAAVDIAESVGAGAIVHTATQSQNSLRRLNGAIEQLGFNGYYGSPYEYSAISRADKSRVLKSVGLMSFEQRIVSGDSNLWCREFESGVLENPEDFSVPEHLYHWTRRDRERQLESSDHRLSITFDGGVPVAVNDGSMDPVALISHLNQVVGAYGIGRFSGLEHLRGGEKVLEVREAPAAQTLMDAYRHLESAVHGYELLREKTSLEQLWVREAVEGRWFGTLRAAIDQFMLRSAQNVSGKVRYNLSAGALTVESIEAVCPLYLTERDSWEQQTAATQSARSLRDAEPETEELPEATRLAMGA from the coding sequence ATGAAAAACCTGCGTAGCGTAATGGATCTGGATTTTGTGTGTGAACGGGTCGACCACGTGGTCACCCTCTTCAGCGGCGGGCTGGACAGCACTTACCTGCTCAAGCTGCTGCGCGATCGCGGTGTGTCCGTCACCGCTGTGGCCATCGACCTGGGGGACGAGGTCGATATTGCCGCCCTGCACCATGTGGCCAAGACCTTCAACGCCAAACTGCGCATCGTCGACCTCAAGCGCACCTTTGCGCGGGACGCCCTGCTGCCGGCGATCCGGGCCCAGGCCCGCTACCTCAATACCTTCCCGGTCAGCTCGTCCCTGTCGAGGCCGTTCATCGCCCGGGCCGCGGTGGACATTGCCGAATCGGTGGGAGCGGGCGCCATCGTACACACCGCCACTCAGTCCCAGAACAGCCTGCGCCGGCTTAACGGAGCCATTGAGCAGCTCGGCTTCAACGGCTATTACGGTTCGCCCTATGAATACAGCGCCATCAGTCGCGCCGACAAGAGTCGGGTACTCAAGTCGGTGGGGCTGATGTCCTTCGAGCAGCGCATCGTCAGCGGCGATTCCAATCTCTGGTGCCGCGAATTCGAGTCCGGTGTGCTGGAAAACCCGGAAGACTTCTCCGTTCCCGAGCATCTCTATCACTGGACCCGCCGCGACCGTGAGCGCCAGCTTGAAAGCAGCGACCACCGCCTGTCGATCACCTTCGACGGTGGCGTGCCGGTCGCGGTCAATGACGGCAGCATGGACCCGGTGGCCTTGATCAGCCACCTCAACCAGGTGGTGGGCGCCTATGGCATCGGCCGGTTCTCGGGGCTGGAGCACCTGCGCGGCGGCGAGAAAGTGCTGGAAGTGCGCGAGGCGCCGGCGGCCCAGACCCTGATGGACGCCTATCGGCACCTGGAGTCGGCCGTACACGGCTATGAACTGCTGCGCGAGAAGACCTCGCTCGAGCAGCTCTGGGTACGCGAGGCGGTGGAAGGCCGCTGGTTCGGCACCCTGCGTGCGGCCATCGACCAGTTCATGCTGCGCAGTGCCCAGAACGTTTCCGGCAAGGTGCGCTACAACCTGAGCGCCGGCGCCCTGACTGTGGAATCCATCGAAGCGGTCTGCCCGCTTTACCTGACCGAGCGCGACAGCTGGGAACAGCAGACCGCCGCCACCCAGAGTGCCCGCTCGCTGCGCGACGCCGAGCCGGAGACCGAGGAACTGCCGGAAGCCACACGACTGGCAATGGGAGCGTGA
- a CDS encoding 2OG-Fe dioxygenase family protein — MTAHQIQPPLAQPTIVTEASAADLIAQDYAVIPGRVLGSVLGVYDTAAENDAEWQSFAACWDRLTQDTYMGDNGRYRYRRYGRFEYRAEDDSLHLLPHQPYMQPLSVNSLNGGFQRYFDPLEQTFVASPILERLLLTMARIYAAADGYESNWCIRLHPYRITGSNGIPGKPTPEGLHRDGVTYIASMMVARRNIAGGTTRLTTNDGETLASVMLTDAMDMVLSDDERTMHEVSEIYALDNERPSYRDVLVIAFERMEAFG; from the coding sequence ATGACCGCGCATCAGATTCAACCGCCCCTGGCGCAACCGACTATCGTTACCGAAGCCTCCGCCGCTGACCTGATCGCCCAGGACTACGCGGTGATTCCCGGCCGGGTCCTGGGCAGCGTGCTGGGCGTCTACGACACCGCCGCCGAGAACGATGCCGAATGGCAGAGCTTCGCCGCCTGCTGGGACCGGCTCACGCAGGATACCTATATGGGGGACAACGGCCGTTATCGCTACCGGCGATACGGCCGCTTCGAATACCGGGCGGAGGATGACAGCCTGCACCTGCTGCCGCACCAGCCGTACATGCAGCCGTTGAGCGTCAACAGCCTTAACGGCGGATTCCAGCGGTACTTCGATCCGCTTGAGCAGACGTTCGTCGCAAGCCCGATTCTGGAGCGCCTGCTGCTGACCATGGCGCGGATCTACGCCGCTGCCGACGGTTACGAGTCCAACTGGTGCATCCGCCTGCATCCCTACCGCATTACCGGGTCCAACGGTATTCCCGGCAAGCCGACACCGGAAGGGCTGCACCGGGACGGCGTTACCTACATCGCTTCGATGATGGTGGCCCGGCGCAACATCGCCGGGGGGACCACCCGGCTGACCACCAACGACGGCGAGACCCTGGCGTCGGTGATGCTGACTGACGCCATGGACATGGTGCTCTCCGATGACGAGCGCACCATGCACGAGGTCTCGGAAATATACGCACTGGATAACGAACGGCCGTCCTACCGCGACGTGCTCGTCATTGCATTCGAGCGCATGGAGGCGTTCGGCTAA
- a CDS encoding DMT family transporter codes for MSTTKRGLPVAEGLLLLVAAFWGTSYGLSKQALLFYSVMGFIAIRFLATFLTLLPVFIREYRSGGGRDWRVGLPTGAILFLVFICETYGVAHTSAANAAFLISLCVLFTPFTEWLVFGRRPAGDNFLLAGLSFIGVAMLTTGSDVAFNLGDLLILGAAILRAFMVTVTKKVTAGKQISTLSLTGIQSGVVGFGALAILLAFDPGEVGGLPMTTDFWLIVGYLVLFCTVFAFFAQNYGARNIAPTRVSLLMGTEPAFGALFAVWWLGESIAVSGWIGGGLIIFSALYSILPRTRRSPRAVMAGLNSTTG; via the coding sequence ATGTCCACAACCAAGCGCGGTCTACCCGTCGCTGAGGGCCTGCTGTTGCTGGTCGCAGCGTTTTGGGGAACCAGTTACGGCCTGTCGAAACAGGCTCTGTTGTTCTACTCTGTGATGGGCTTTATCGCCATCCGCTTCCTCGCCACCTTCCTGACCCTGCTGCCGGTGTTCATCCGGGAATACCGCAGCGGTGGCGGGCGCGACTGGCGGGTGGGGCTGCCGACCGGGGCGATCCTGTTCCTCGTGTTCATCTGCGAAACCTACGGCGTGGCCCACACCTCGGCGGCCAACGCCGCGTTCCTGATCAGTCTGTGCGTGCTGTTCACGCCATTCACCGAGTGGCTCGTATTCGGTCGGCGACCGGCGGGGGACAATTTCCTGCTGGCGGGGCTGTCGTTCATCGGCGTGGCGATGCTCACCACCGGCAGCGACGTGGCTTTCAACCTGGGTGATCTGTTGATCCTGGGCGCCGCCATCCTGCGTGCCTTCATGGTGACGGTCACCAAGAAGGTCACCGCTGGCAAGCAGATCTCCACTCTCAGCCTGACCGGTATCCAGTCCGGCGTAGTGGGCTTCGGCGCCCTGGCCATCCTGCTGGCGTTCGACCCCGGCGAGGTAGGCGGGCTGCCCATGACCACGGATTTCTGGCTGATCGTCGGTTACCTGGTGCTGTTCTGCACCGTGTTCGCCTTCTTCGCCCAGAACTATGGCGCCCGCAATATCGCGCCCACGCGGGTGTCGTTGCTGATGGGGACTGAACCGGCATTCGGGGCGCTTTTCGCGGTCTGGTGGCTGGGGGAAAGCATCGCTGTGTCCGGCTGGATCGGTGGAGGCCTGATCATCTTCTCCGCCCTGTACTCGATCCTGCCGCGAACCCGCCGCTCCCCGCGTGCGGTTATGGCAGGGCTCAACTCGACGACCGGCTGA
- a CDS encoding bile acid:sodium symporter family protein — MPIFERINQLFPIWAILLAALAAWQPSLFADFAFLIKTLLAIIMFAMGLTLSKHDFLGVLRAPLPIGIGVILQFTVMPLAALFVSWFLRLSPELTIGMVLVGATAGGTASNVITWLANGHVALSVSMTLTSTLISVAATPLLTALLVGHTVDVPVAGMFMSIAQLVIAPIALGVIIHHFLGRQIKQVEPALATLAMAAIVFIIAIVVALNADKLSTLGPLVIVAVVLHNFIGLAGGYAVGRGLGFDQRVARTIAIEVGMQNSGLAVALANQFFTATAALPGALFSIWHNVSGSVLAGFWKRRPIRDETGDTASEPAA; from the coding sequence ATGCCAATATTCGAACGCATCAACCAACTGTTCCCCATCTGGGCCATTCTGCTGGCCGCTCTGGCCGCCTGGCAGCCCAGCTTGTTCGCCGATTTTGCCTTCCTGATCAAGACCCTGCTGGCCATCATCATGTTTGCCATGGGGCTGACGCTGTCCAAACACGACTTCCTCGGCGTCTTGCGCGCTCCGCTACCCATCGGTATCGGCGTGATCCTGCAGTTTACGGTGATGCCCCTGGCCGCGCTGTTCGTGTCCTGGTTCCTACGCCTGTCGCCGGAGCTGACCATCGGCATGGTCCTGGTGGGCGCCACGGCCGGCGGCACCGCGTCCAACGTGATCACCTGGCTGGCCAACGGCCATGTGGCGCTGTCGGTGTCCATGACCCTGACCTCCACGCTCATATCGGTGGCCGCCACGCCGCTGCTCACGGCCCTGCTGGTCGGGCATACGGTGGACGTGCCGGTCGCCGGCATGTTCATGAGCATCGCGCAGTTGGTGATCGCCCCGATCGCGCTGGGCGTGATCATCCACCACTTCCTGGGGCGGCAGATCAAACAGGTGGAACCGGCCCTGGCGACACTGGCCATGGCCGCCATCGTGTTTATCATTGCCATCGTGGTGGCCCTCAACGCCGACAAACTGTCCACGCTGGGCCCCCTGGTCATTGTGGCGGTGGTGCTGCACAACTTCATCGGCCTGGCCGGCGGCTACGCCGTGGGCCGCGGTCTGGGCTTCGATCAGCGGGTGGCGCGGACCATCGCCATCGAGGTGGGCATGCAGAACTCCGGTCTGGCCGTCGCCCTGGCCAACCAGTTCTTCACCGCCACCGCGGCGCTGCCGGGCGCCCTGTTCTCGATCTGGCACAACGTGTCGGGCTCGGTGCTGGCCGGTTTCTGGAAACGCCGACCGATCCGCGACGAGACCGGCGATACGGCATCAGAACCCGCAGCCTGA
- a CDS encoding substrate-binding periplasmic protein: MALIRCFQLLMLLGTLLFQATLAPAALQGVKTLRFASIPDNPLDEVGVLLIRTIYDQLDIEVEILDIPPARALTLLRQGHLDGSLARPEGFETRVDVAVPVPVRLSQVQVVGFARADRLARLQTASTMPLRVGLLLGLPPHMNTAAHLHPVEAHTSRQLMAMADKARVDLALDVDVVGAHVIREDHLANLRIVTTPLRRIDVYHFLHQRHEALVPQVARVMTELQEDGTLERMHQAFRERLDMDTITLPKEDLLSARQLQLDLMAESAE, encoded by the coding sequence ATGGCGCTGATCCGCTGCTTTCAACTCCTGATGCTGTTGGGCACGCTGCTGTTCCAGGCCACCCTCGCCCCGGCCGCACTCCAGGGTGTGAAAACGCTTCGCTTTGCCTCGATTCCAGACAACCCGCTGGACGAAGTCGGCGTCCTGTTGATCCGCACCATTTACGACCAGCTCGATATCGAAGTGGAGATCCTGGACATCCCGCCGGCACGGGCCCTGACCCTCTTGCGACAGGGGCATCTCGATGGCTCGCTGGCGCGCCCGGAAGGCTTCGAAACACGGGTGGACGTGGCCGTCCCGGTGCCGGTACGGCTGTCCCAAGTCCAGGTGGTAGGCTTTGCCCGGGCTGACCGTCTCGCTCGATTGCAGACCGCCTCGACCATGCCCCTGCGCGTCGGCCTGCTCCTGGGCCTGCCGCCTCACATGAACACCGCAGCGCACCTCCACCCGGTTGAAGCACACACCAGTCGCCAGTTAATGGCGATGGCCGACAAGGCGCGCGTGGATCTGGCCCTTGATGTCGACGTGGTCGGCGCACATGTCATTCGCGAGGACCATCTGGCGAACCTGCGTATCGTGACCACGCCGCTGCGACGGATTGATGTCTACCATTTCCTCCACCAGCGACATGAAGCCCTGGTGCCCCAGGTGGCGCGGGTCATGACCGAGTTGCAGGAGGACGGCACGCTCGAGCGAATGCACCAGGCCTTTCGCGAGCGCCTCGATATGGACACCATCACACTGCCCAAGGAAGACCTGTTGTCCGCTCGCCAACTCCAGCTCGATCTGATGGCCGAGTCGGCGGAATAA